One region of Zingiber officinale cultivar Zhangliang chromosome 7B, Zo_v1.1, whole genome shotgun sequence genomic DNA includes:
- the LOC122006081 gene encoding polynucleotide 3'-phosphatase ZDP-like yields MLLSYTLSSLRCHHLLLFIPVSTASRLVSRSPMASPKVVAEYAKSGRSTCKGCSKAISVGALRLGSSSKDPRGFDLVKWFHVDCFPDASRSLPAADEIVGFSSLKDQDKDALRELEASAALDHNSEEVHKRGVESSAKKEAKSSKKQKVSLTDKTGNEDRKPEEEKLSANDKNNCQMIEFDISDTKDKYKNATLPLKWKAFRTVIFREKEDGLYDSQKIAAFDFDGCLANTSVRRVGPDAWSLMYPSIPEKLQGLYKEGYKLVIFTNESNIERWKNKQQQAVDSKIGRLENFIKCVNVPVQVFIACGLGKSKDQTPDDLFRKPQPGMWTLMEKYLNSGIEVDMDQSFYVGDAAGRTNDHSDADIQFAKAVGLKFHVPEEFFHA; encoded by the exons ATGCTCCTCTCCTACACTCTCTCGTCCCTTCGCTGCCACCATCTCCTCCTCTTCATTCCCGTCTCCACCGCCTCCCGCCTCGTATCTCGATCGCCGATGGCGTCGCCGAAAGTGGTGGCGGAGTACGCCAAGTCTGGCCGGTCCACCTGCAAGGGATGCAGCAAGGCGATCTCGGTCGGGGCGCTGCGGCTGGGGTCCTCCTCGAAAGACCCTCGTGGGTTCGATCTCGTCAAGTGGTTCCACGTCGACTGCTTCCCGGACGCGTCCCGCTCCCTCCCCGCCGCCGACGAGATCGTCGGGTTCTCTTCTCTCAAG GACCAAGACAAGGATGCTTTGAGAGAACTAGAGGCTTCTGCCGCACTCGACCATAACTCCGAAGAG GTACATAAAAGAGGTGTTGAATCATCTGCGAAGAAGGAAGCAAAGAGTTCAAAGAAACAAAag GTCTCTCTTACGGATAAAACTGGGAATGAAGATAGGAAGCCAGAGGAGGAAAAG TTGTCTGCCAATGACAAAAACAATTGCCAGATGATAGAGTTTGATATTTCTGATACCAAAGATAAGTACAAG AATGCTACCCTTCCATTAAAATGGAAAGCCTTCAGGACTGTTATTTTCCGCGAGAAG GAGGATGGGCTTTATGATTCACAAAAGATTGCTGCATTTGATTTTGACGGTTGCCTTGCGAATACATCAGTGAGAAG AGTTGGTCCTGATGCTTGGTCTCTCATGTATCCATCAATTCCAGAGAAACTGCAAGGGCTATACAAGGAAGGCTACAAGCTG GTTATTTTTACCAATGAATCAAACATTGAACGTTGGAAGAACAAACAACAACAAGCAGTTGATTCCAAAATAGGACGACTTGAAAACTTCATAAAGTGTGTAAATGTTCCAGTTCAG GTATTTATTGCTTGTGGACTAGGGAAGAGCAAGGATCAGACACCTGATGATCTGTTTAGAAAACCACAGCCCGGAATGTGGACATTGATGGAGAAATACTTGAATTCTGGAATTGAAGTTGACATGGACCA ATCCTTTTATGTTGGTGATGCAGCAGGGAGAACTAATGATCACAGTGATGCAGATATACAATTTGCCAAG GCTGTCGGGTTGAAGTTTCATGTTCCCGAGGAATTCTTTCATGCATAG
- the LOC122006079 gene encoding uncharacterized protein LOC122006079 isoform X1 — MADESMLSMDFTTNLPTFGFWSTMQSADHCSTGDKTSLDLLQNLHDSDPIIEETTWEFKKFNEIKNLGYPLLGQSSSCSYVCKTISTSVSTASLIQETEEDSSVNVGLDMQLHLGGQNSLSPDKSSVNDLKVYHTGHLLDLELSLSIVSSASAPSIAETITDPKLNSSSDSVFANQALSSNEEGSAHCWIFGACLQPCAVNLETSSSFSSERKECAEADSTSVVLNGKSTTMQAVDKPVTCTSGASNSQKHKNRISICSFQGCTKGARGASGLCIAHGGGQRCHRLGCQKGAEGRTIYCKAHGGGRRCQLLGCTKSAEGRTDYCIAHGGGRRCSHPSCTRAARGKSGLCIRHGGGKRCQWENCTKSAEGSSGLCIAHGGGRRCQIEDCTKGAQGGTLLCKAHGGGKRCTFLGCTKGAEGSTSLCKGHGGGKRCSYHGGGVCPKSVHGGTPFCVAHGGGKRCAVSGCPRSARGRTSFCVGHGGGKRCKFEGCEKSAQGSTDFCKAHGGGRRCSWGQPGSNFGAGEPVCNKLARGKIVLCAAHSALVQDHRVRGGIILGSTTIPYPVHHLTSQFGFSAPEGRVRGANLIPTLASRSGFGDNIGDQRTAVTSNHGASHISNATYLWM; from the coding sequence ATGGCGGACGAGAGCATGCTCTCTATGGATTTTACTACAAACCTCCCCACATTTGGTTTCTGGAGCACAATGCAATCAGCAGATCACTGCAGCACTGGTGACAAAACATCACTTGATCTCCTTCAAAATCTGCATGATTCCGATCCCATCATAGAAGAGACGACATGGGAGTTCAAGAAatttaatgaaattaagaatttggGATATCCCTTGCTAGGTCAGTCGTCAAGTTGTTCATATGTCTGCAAGACGATCTCAACATCTGTTTCCACTGCATCTTTGATTCAGGAAACTGAAGAAGACTCCTCTGTGAATGTAGGACTGGATATGCAGCTTCACCTTGGCGGGCAGAATAGCTTGAGTCCCGATAAATCATCAGTGAATGATTTGAAGGTGTATCATACTGGACATCTGCTCGACTTGGAATTAAGTCTATCGATTGTATCTTCTGCATCTGCTCCATCCATTGCCGAGACAATCACAGACCCAAAACTGAATAGCTCAAGCGACTCTGTGTTTGCAAACCAGGCGCTGTCTAGCAATGAGGAAGGATCGGCTCATTGTTGGATATTTGGGGCTTGTCTTCAACCGTGTGCAGTCAACTTAGAAACATCTAGCAGCTTTTCTTCTGAAAGGAAAGAGTGCGCCGAAGCTGATTCGACTTCGGTTGTTCTGAATGGAAAATCAACCACAATGCAGGCAGTGGATAAACCGGTTACCTGTACTTCCGGGGCTTCTAATTCTCAGAAACACAAAAATAGGATAAGTATCTGTTCGTTCCAGGGATGCACTAAAGGAGCAAGAGGTGCTTCTGGTTTATGTATAGCTCATGGCGGCGGACAGAGATGCCACCGACTTGGCTGTCAGAAGGGAGCAGAAGGCAGGACGATATATTGCAAAGCACATGGAGGCGGTCGTCGATGCCAACTTCTTGGGTGCACAAAAAGTGCTGAAGGTCGTACAGACTACTGCATTGCACATGGTGGTGGTCGGCGCTGCAGCCATCCAAGTTGCACCCGTGCTGCGAGAGGAAAATCTGGTTTATGCATTAGGCATGGTGGTGGTAAAAGGTGCCAGTGGGAGAATTGCACAAAGAGCGCAGAAGGTTCTTCGGGCCTCTGCATTGCCCACGGTGGTGGAAGGCGTTGCCAGATCGAGGATTGTACAAAGGGTGCTCAGGGTGGCACACTGCTCTGTAAGGCACATGGCGGCGGGAAGAGGTGCACATTTCTGGGCTGTACAAAAGGGGCTGAGGGGAGCACTTCCTTGTGTAAAGGACATGGTGGAGGTAAACGCTGTTCGTATCACGGTGGAGGTGTGTGCCCAAAGAGTGTGCATGGGGGAACTCCATTCTGTGTAGCCCATGGCGGCGGAAAGAGGTGTGCTGTCTCTGGGTGTCCTAGAAGTGCTAGAGGGCGGACTAGTTTCTGTGTTGGTCACGGTGGTGGAAAACGGTGCAAGTTCGAAGGATGTGAGAAGAGTGCACAAGGTAGTACCGACTTTTGTAAAGCACATGGAGGAGGCAGACGATGTTCGTGGGGTCAACCTGGCTCAAACTTTGGTGCTGGCGAGCCAGTCTGCAATAAGCTTGCGAGGGGTAAAATTGTTCTCTGTGCTGCACACAGCGCCCTGGTGCAGGACCACCGAGTTCGAGGTGGCATCATACTTGGGTCAACCACTATCCCATATCCAGTGCATCACCTGACATCTCAGTTTGGGTTTTCTGCTCCAGAAGGCAGAGTGCGAGGAGCGAATTTAATACCAACGCTTGCGAGTCGTTCAGGGTTTGGCGATAACATTGGGGATCAAAGAACCGCAGTTACTTCAAACCATGGAGCTTCACACATCTCAAACGCAACGTATCTGTGGATGTAA
- the LOC122006079 gene encoding uncharacterized protein LOC122006079 isoform X2, with amino-acid sequence MADESMLSMDFTTNLPTFGFWSTMQSADHCSTGDKTSLDLLQNLHDSDPIIEETTWEFKKFNEIKNLGYPLLGLDMQLHLGGQNSLSPDKSSVNDLKVYHTGHLLDLELSLSIVSSASAPSIAETITDPKLNSSSDSVFANQALSSNEEGSAHCWIFGACLQPCAVNLETSSSFSSERKECAEADSTSVVLNGKSTTMQAVDKPVTCTSGASNSQKHKNRISICSFQGCTKGARGASGLCIAHGGGQRCHRLGCQKGAEGRTIYCKAHGGGRRCQLLGCTKSAEGRTDYCIAHGGGRRCSHPSCTRAARGKSGLCIRHGGGKRCQWENCTKSAEGSSGLCIAHGGGRRCQIEDCTKGAQGGTLLCKAHGGGKRCTFLGCTKGAEGSTSLCKGHGGGKRCSYHGGGVCPKSVHGGTPFCVAHGGGKRCAVSGCPRSARGRTSFCVGHGGGKRCKFEGCEKSAQGSTDFCKAHGGGRRCSWGQPGSNFGAGEPVCNKLARGKIVLCAAHSALVQDHRVRGGIILGSTTIPYPVHHLTSQFGFSAPEGRVRGANLIPTLASRSGFGDNIGDQRTAVTSNHGASHISNATYLWM; translated from the exons ATGGCGGACGAGAGCATGCTCTCTATGGATTTTACTACAAACCTCCCCACATTTGGTTTCTGGAGCACAATGCAATCAGCAGATCACTGCAGCACTGGTGACAAAACATCACTTGATCTCCTTCAAAATCTGCATGATTCCGATCCCATCATAGAAGAGACGACATGGGAGTTCAAGAAatttaatgaaattaagaatttggGATATCCCTTGCTAG GACTGGATATGCAGCTTCACCTTGGCGGGCAGAATAGCTTGAGTCCCGATAAATCATCAGTGAATGATTTGAAGGTGTATCATACTGGACATCTGCTCGACTTGGAATTAAGTCTATCGATTGTATCTTCTGCATCTGCTCCATCCATTGCCGAGACAATCACAGACCCAAAACTGAATAGCTCAAGCGACTCTGTGTTTGCAAACCAGGCGCTGTCTAGCAATGAGGAAGGATCGGCTCATTGTTGGATATTTGGGGCTTGTCTTCAACCGTGTGCAGTCAACTTAGAAACATCTAGCAGCTTTTCTTCTGAAAGGAAAGAGTGCGCCGAAGCTGATTCGACTTCGGTTGTTCTGAATGGAAAATCAACCACAATGCAGGCAGTGGATAAACCGGTTACCTGTACTTCCGGGGCTTCTAATTCTCAGAAACACAAAAATAGGATAAGTATCTGTTCGTTCCAGGGATGCACTAAAGGAGCAAGAGGTGCTTCTGGTTTATGTATAGCTCATGGCGGCGGACAGAGATGCCACCGACTTGGCTGTCAGAAGGGAGCAGAAGGCAGGACGATATATTGCAAAGCACATGGAGGCGGTCGTCGATGCCAACTTCTTGGGTGCACAAAAAGTGCTGAAGGTCGTACAGACTACTGCATTGCACATGGTGGTGGTCGGCGCTGCAGCCATCCAAGTTGCACCCGTGCTGCGAGAGGAAAATCTGGTTTATGCATTAGGCATGGTGGTGGTAAAAGGTGCCAGTGGGAGAATTGCACAAAGAGCGCAGAAGGTTCTTCGGGCCTCTGCATTGCCCACGGTGGTGGAAGGCGTTGCCAGATCGAGGATTGTACAAAGGGTGCTCAGGGTGGCACACTGCTCTGTAAGGCACATGGCGGCGGGAAGAGGTGCACATTTCTGGGCTGTACAAAAGGGGCTGAGGGGAGCACTTCCTTGTGTAAAGGACATGGTGGAGGTAAACGCTGTTCGTATCACGGTGGAGGTGTGTGCCCAAAGAGTGTGCATGGGGGAACTCCATTCTGTGTAGCCCATGGCGGCGGAAAGAGGTGTGCTGTCTCTGGGTGTCCTAGAAGTGCTAGAGGGCGGACTAGTTTCTGTGTTGGTCACGGTGGTGGAAAACGGTGCAAGTTCGAAGGATGTGAGAAGAGTGCACAAGGTAGTACCGACTTTTGTAAAGCACATGGAGGAGGCAGACGATGTTCGTGGGGTCAACCTGGCTCAAACTTTGGTGCTGGCGAGCCAGTCTGCAATAAGCTTGCGAGGGGTAAAATTGTTCTCTGTGCTGCACACAGCGCCCTGGTGCAGGACCACCGAGTTCGAGGTGGCATCATACTTGGGTCAACCACTATCCCATATCCAGTGCATCACCTGACATCTCAGTTTGGGTTTTCTGCTCCAGAAGGCAGAGTGCGAGGAGCGAATTTAATACCAACGCTTGCGAGTCGTTCAGGGTTTGGCGATAACATTGGGGATCAAAGAACCGCAGTTACTTCAAACCATGGAGCTTCACACATCTCAAACGCAACGTATCTGTGGATGTAA